Proteins from a single region of Pseudomonas ekonensis:
- a CDS encoding phosphotransferase family protein, with protein MALTDQSTRIRSGEELDAGLIDPYLKAHIPGLTGTPRISQFPGGASNLTYLLEYPEQEFVLRRPPFGHKARSAHDMGREFRILNQLRDGFPYCPKAYVHCTDESVMGAEFYVMERVKGIILRSDLPPELGLDAQKTEALCKSFIDKFVELHRVDYKACGLADLGKPEGYVARQIKGWSERYEKALTPDAPHWEAVKAWLNDKMPADHPTSSIVHNDYRFDNVILDPDNPMQIIGVLDWELTTLGDPLMDLGNTLAYWIQADDPAPVQLMRRQPSHAPGMLTRREFVDYYAERAGIAIDNFDFYYTYGLFRLAGIVQQIYYRFYHGQTQDKRFAQFIHMNKLLEQMSLQVISKSSL; from the coding sequence ATGGCGCTTACTGACCAGTCCACCCGCATCCGCTCCGGCGAAGAACTCGACGCCGGCCTGATCGACCCGTACCTGAAGGCGCACATTCCGGGCCTGACCGGCACTCCGCGGATCAGTCAGTTCCCCGGTGGCGCATCGAACCTGACTTACCTTCTGGAGTACCCGGAGCAGGAATTCGTCCTGCGCCGTCCGCCCTTCGGCCACAAGGCCAGGTCCGCCCACGACATGGGCCGCGAATTCCGCATCCTCAACCAGCTGCGCGACGGTTTCCCGTACTGCCCCAAGGCCTATGTGCACTGCACCGACGAATCGGTGATGGGCGCCGAGTTCTACGTGATGGAACGGGTCAAGGGCATCATCCTGCGCTCCGACCTGCCGCCTGAGCTGGGCCTGGATGCACAGAAGACCGAAGCCCTGTGCAAGAGCTTCATCGACAAGTTCGTCGAGCTGCACCGGGTCGACTACAAGGCCTGCGGCCTGGCCGACCTGGGCAAGCCGGAAGGCTACGTCGCCCGCCAGATCAAGGGCTGGAGCGAGCGTTACGAGAAGGCCCTGACCCCGGACGCGCCGCACTGGGAAGCGGTCAAGGCCTGGCTCAACGACAAGATGCCGGCCGACCACCCGACCTCCAGCATCGTCCACAACGACTACCGCTTCGACAACGTGATCCTCGACCCGGACAACCCGATGCAGATCATCGGCGTACTGGACTGGGAGCTGACCACCCTGGGCGATCCGCTGATGGACCTGGGCAACACCCTCGCCTACTGGATTCAGGCCGACGACCCCGCGCCGGTGCAACTGATGCGCCGCCAGCCGAGCCACGCGCCGGGCATGCTGACCCGCCGCGAATTCGTCGACTACTACGCCGAGCGCGCCGGGATCGCCATCGACAATTTCGACTTCTACTACACCTACGGCCTGTTCCGCCTGGCCGGCATCGTGCAGCAGATCTACTACCGCTTCTATCACGGCCAGACCCAGGACAAACGCTTCGCTCAGTTCATTCACATGAACAAGCTGCTGGAGCAGATGAGCTTGCAGGTCATTTCGAAATCCAGCCTCTGA
- a CDS encoding DUF4280 domain-containing protein: MGCPQVCAGATLQCSFGAAPSALNVLPVNRTLTGGMPAANIMDHIPLVNILPFGTCMSMANPMVAAATAAALGVLTPMPCIPATATPWIPGGAPTLLLGGMPAIDANSTLMCNWAGVIKIAMPGQVQMLIP; the protein is encoded by the coding sequence ATGGGCTGTCCGCAAGTCTGTGCCGGCGCCACGCTGCAATGCAGTTTCGGCGCCGCGCCGTCAGCGCTCAACGTGCTGCCGGTCAACCGCACGCTGACCGGCGGGATGCCGGCGGCGAACATCATGGATCACATACCGCTGGTCAACATCCTGCCGTTCGGCACGTGCATGAGCATGGCCAACCCGATGGTGGCCGCCGCCACGGCGGCGGCGCTGGGGGTGCTGACGCCGATGCCGTGCATTCCCGCCACCGCCACGCCGTGGATCCCCGGCGGCGCGCCGACCCTGCTGCTGGGCGGCATGCCGGCCATCGACGCCAACAGCACGCTGATGTGCAACTGGGCGGGGGTGATCAAGATCGCGATGCCGGGGCAGGTGCAGATGCTCATTCCCTGA
- a CDS encoding toxin-antitoxin system YwqK family antitoxin — protein sequence MAITPLDVQQDDKHLKGRLQDGQLDGALQIKDDGRAQASLNYSQGELQGTSLLYHPNGKVSAQLPFVRDKLQGVASFYAPEGWLQRKAAYRRGLLHGEASNFFPDGQLAEAEFYRDGVREGRYQRFHPNGKPAVQARYLNGQLVEPEQAFADDGRPLDADGKPISRVRWWFRRWTDPQQA from the coding sequence ATGGCGATCACACCGCTGGATGTGCAGCAGGACGACAAGCACCTCAAGGGCCGTCTACAGGACGGCCAGCTCGACGGTGCGTTGCAGATCAAGGACGACGGCCGGGCCCAGGCAAGCCTCAACTACAGCCAGGGCGAGCTGCAAGGCACGTCCCTGCTCTATCACCCCAACGGCAAGGTCTCGGCGCAGTTGCCGTTCGTGCGCGACAAGCTGCAAGGGGTCGCCAGTTTCTACGCCCCCGAAGGCTGGCTGCAGCGCAAGGCCGCTTACCGGCGCGGCTTGCTGCACGGCGAGGCGTCGAACTTCTTTCCCGACGGGCAATTGGCCGAGGCCGAGTTCTACCGCGACGGCGTGCGGGAGGGGCGCTATCAGCGGTTCCACCCCAACGGCAAACCGGCGGTTCAGGCGCGCTACCTGAACGGGCAACTGGTGGAACCGGAACAGGCGTTCGCCGATGACGGCCGGCCGCTGGACGCCGACGGCAAGCCGATCTCGCGGGTGCGCTGGTGGTTCAGGCGCTGGACCGATCCGCAGCAGGCTTGA
- the tssI gene encoding type VI secretion system Vgr family protein, with protein MPRSTDSNSSLSLTAGSLSALFPESLSGDEALNALGSQILNGLNDGAALTLSSAVATHVTTTLHNDAQSRPFDGLVAEIRQLPADATAERYQLLLRPWLWWLNLASNNRVFQNLSTSDIVTTIFNAHGFSDFKLSLTGSYTPREYCVQYGETDFAFVSRLLEEEGIFWFFTHDDGKHTLVLGDSNDAFVQIPNGPKVKYLGQQLGERELHGIRTGQVCVQAVAGVYRATDYEFTTPTTSLYGQAEAVAGPRSVYEHPGGYNAKARGDALTKLRVDGLRSEEKRFVGESDCRWLVPGHWFTLDGHDDESLNVDWVVTRVVHDASHLDYRNRFEAIPKATPFRPQRLTAKPRMHPQTAVVVGKSGEEIWTDEYGRIKVQFPWDRDGKNDETSSCWVRVVLPWSGKGFGMQFVPRIGQEVIVTFIDGDPDRPLVTGCVYNGDNALPYALPANQTQSGIKTQSSKGGGGFNELRFEDKKDAEEVFLQAQKDLKVNVLNDTTATVGHDETLTVQNARTRTVKDGDETVTLEKGKRSVTIQTGSDSLDVKDSRTVKVGADQNHSTGGNYTDKVTGDYSLTVDGNLTIKVSGTLTLQSGGSFTIKSGANLAVQASTSISQKAGTSLANQAGTSLDNKAGTTLTNDAGISLTNKGAASQTVDGGGMLTIKGGLVQVN; from the coding sequence ATGCCCCGCTCCACCGACAGCAACAGCAGCCTCTCCCTGACCGCCGGCTCACTCTCGGCGCTATTCCCTGAGTCGCTGTCCGGCGACGAAGCGCTCAACGCGCTGGGCTCGCAGATCCTCAACGGCCTCAACGACGGCGCCGCCCTCACCCTGAGCAGCGCCGTCGCCACCCATGTCACCACCACCCTGCACAACGATGCGCAGAGCCGGCCGTTCGACGGGCTGGTGGCCGAGATCCGCCAGTTGCCGGCCGACGCCACCGCCGAGCGCTATCAACTGCTGCTGCGCCCGTGGCTGTGGTGGCTGAACCTGGCCAGCAACAACCGGGTGTTCCAGAACCTCAGCACCTCGGACATCGTCACCACGATCTTCAACGCCCACGGGTTCAGCGACTTCAAGCTCTCGCTGACCGGCAGCTACACGCCCCGCGAGTATTGCGTGCAGTACGGCGAGACCGACTTCGCCTTCGTGTCGCGCCTGCTCGAGGAAGAAGGGATCTTCTGGTTCTTCACCCACGACGACGGCAAACACACCCTGGTGCTGGGCGACAGCAACGACGCCTTCGTGCAGATCCCCAACGGGCCGAAGGTCAAGTACCTGGGCCAGCAACTGGGCGAGCGTGAGCTGCACGGCATCCGCACAGGCCAGGTGTGCGTGCAGGCCGTGGCCGGGGTGTACCGGGCGACCGATTATGAATTCACCACACCCACCACTTCGCTCTACGGCCAGGCCGAGGCGGTGGCCGGGCCGCGTTCGGTGTACGAGCACCCGGGCGGCTACAACGCCAAGGCCCGTGGCGACGCGCTGACCAAGCTGCGGGTCGACGGCCTGCGCAGCGAGGAAAAACGCTTCGTCGGCGAGAGCGACTGCCGCTGGCTGGTGCCGGGGCACTGGTTCACCCTCGACGGCCACGACGACGAGAGCCTGAACGTCGATTGGGTGGTGACGCGGGTCGTCCACGACGCCAGCCATCTCGACTACCGCAACCGCTTCGAGGCGATCCCCAAGGCCACGCCGTTCCGCCCGCAGCGGCTCACGGCGAAACCGCGCATGCACCCGCAGACCGCCGTGGTGGTGGGCAAGTCCGGCGAGGAGATCTGGACCGACGAGTACGGGCGGATCAAGGTGCAGTTCCCCTGGGACCGCGACGGCAAGAACGACGAGACCAGCTCCTGCTGGGTGCGGGTGGTGCTGCCCTGGAGCGGCAAGGGCTTCGGCATGCAGTTCGTGCCGCGCATCGGCCAGGAGGTGATCGTGACCTTCATCGACGGCGATCCGGACCGGCCGCTGGTGACCGGCTGCGTGTACAACGGCGACAACGCCCTGCCCTACGCCCTGCCCGCCAACCAGACCCAGTCGGGCATCAAGACCCAGTCGTCCAAGGGCGGCGGCGGTTTCAACGAGCTGCGCTTCGAGGACAAGAAAGACGCCGAGGAAGTGTTCCTGCAAGCGCAGAAGGACCTGAAGGTCAACGTGCTCAACGACACCACCGCCACCGTCGGCCACGACGAGACCCTCACGGTGCAGAACGCCCGCACCCGCACGGTCAAGGACGGCGACGAAACCGTGACCCTGGAAAAGGGCAAGCGCAGCGTGACCATCCAGACCGGCAGCGACTCGCTCGACGTGAAGGACAGCCGCACCGTGAAGGTCGGCGCCGACCAGAACCACAGCACCGGCGGCAACTACACCGACAAGGTCACCGGCGACTACAGCCTGACGGTGGACGGCAACCTGACCATCAAGGTCAGCGGCACCCTCACCCTGCAGAGCGGCGGCAGTTTCACGATCAAGAGCGGCGCGAACCTGGCGGTTCAGGCGAGCACGTCGATCAGCCAGAAGGCCGGTACGTCACTGGCCAACCAGGCCGGCACCTCGCTGGACAACAAGGCAGGGACTACGCTGACCAACGACGCCGGCATCAGCCTGACCAACAAGGGCGCCGCGTCGCAGACCGTGGACGGCGGCGGCATGCTGACCATCAAGGGCGGGCTGGTGCAGGTCAACTGA
- the tssH gene encoding type VI secretion system ATPase TssH gives MELASLIGRLNPDNRRALERAAQRCLQRGHHFVEIEHLLLELLDIEGGDLAFLLPRFGLERDALTAEINKALDLFKSGSTRTPALSNHTLGLLEDAVVQASVLGIDSIRSGLLLLALIDRDERRSLLLNSASSLLRIPKEALRANLLEWTENSREHVGPRTVPNAGPAPRQDSVLDLYTQDLTADARAERIDPIVGRDGEIRQCIDILLRRRQNNPILVGAPGVGKTAVVEGLALRIAAGDVPPSLQEVSLRVLDLGLLQAGAGVKGEFEQRLKGVIDAVRSADKPIILFIDEAHTLIGAGGSEGGSDAANLLKPALARGELRTLAATTWMEYKKYFEKDPALARRFQLVQVEEPDETTAVEMLRGVAAKLEQHHGVQVLDAAIHEAVKLSHRYISGRQLPDKAISVLDTACARVALGQHDVPPPLESLRHRQQSLKEELERLRREQATGLDHRERITGLESESTSNVQAIRELETRWSEERVAVRELLDTRRELLDLSERADSDRPDEATDSRIDHLAAELLRLEAGLDAIRQDDPLVPEQVDGKTVAAVIAGWTGIPVGKMLADEAHAVRTLGQRMGQRVMGQGTALGTIAQRLQAYRAGLTDPQKPVGVFLLVGPTGVGKTETAYALADALYGGERNLISINLSEYQEAHTVSQLKGAPPGYVGYGSGGVLTEAVRRKPYSVVLLDEIEKAHPDVLEAFYNVFDKGLMEDGTGLVVDFKNTVMLATSNVGAELLLDTPAAQVGSDAFNEALHKVLLQAFRPAFLARMTVVAYRPLDEATLEGIVLAKLEKLRGRYKAATGKPFEFDAGIVKAVLAKCSAAGARDVENVLMTQVTGKLAEWALE, from the coding sequence ATGGAACTGGCCAGCCTGATCGGACGCCTCAACCCGGACAACCGCCGCGCCCTCGAACGGGCCGCCCAGCGCTGCCTGCAACGGGGCCACCACTTCGTCGAGATCGAACACCTGTTGCTGGAGCTGCTCGACATCGAAGGCGGTGACCTGGCGTTCCTGCTGCCGCGCTTCGGCCTTGAGCGCGATGCCCTGACGGCGGAAATCAACAAGGCGCTGGATCTGTTCAAGTCCGGCAGCACCCGCACCCCGGCCCTGTCGAACCACACCCTCGGCCTGCTGGAAGACGCCGTGGTGCAGGCCAGCGTGCTGGGGATCGACAGCATCCGCTCGGGCCTGTTGCTGCTGGCGCTGATCGACCGCGACGAACGCCGCAGCCTGCTGCTCAACAGTGCCTCGTCCCTGCTGCGCATCCCCAAGGAAGCCCTGCGGGCGAACCTGCTGGAATGGACGGAAAACTCCCGCGAGCACGTCGGCCCGCGCACCGTCCCGAACGCAGGCCCGGCCCCCCGGCAGGATTCGGTGCTCGACCTGTACACCCAGGACCTGACCGCCGATGCCCGTGCCGAGCGCATCGACCCGATCGTCGGCCGCGACGGCGAGATCCGTCAGTGCATCGACATCCTTCTGCGGCGCCGGCAGAACAACCCGATCCTCGTGGGCGCGCCGGGCGTGGGCAAGACCGCCGTGGTCGAAGGCCTGGCCTTGCGCATCGCCGCCGGTGACGTGCCGCCGTCCTTGCAGGAGGTCAGCCTGCGGGTGCTCGACCTTGGCTTGCTGCAAGCCGGGGCCGGGGTCAAGGGCGAGTTCGAGCAACGGCTCAAAGGCGTGATCGACGCGGTGCGCAGCGCCGACAAGCCGATCATCCTGTTCATCGACGAAGCCCACACCCTGATCGGCGCCGGCGGCTCCGAAGGCGGCAGCGACGCGGCCAATCTGCTGAAGCCGGCGTTGGCCCGGGGCGAACTGCGCACCCTCGCCGCCACCACCTGGATGGAATACAAGAAATACTTCGAGAAAGATCCGGCCCTCGCCCGCCGCTTCCAGTTGGTGCAGGTGGAGGAGCCGGACGAAACCACGGCGGTGGAAATGCTCCGCGGCGTGGCCGCCAAACTGGAGCAGCACCACGGCGTGCAGGTGCTCGACGCGGCGATCCATGAGGCGGTGAAACTGTCGCACCGTTACATTTCCGGCCGCCAGTTGCCCGACAAGGCCATCAGCGTGCTCGACACCGCCTGCGCCCGGGTCGCCCTCGGCCAGCACGACGTGCCACCGCCGCTGGAGAGCCTGCGCCACCGTCAGCAAAGCCTCAAGGAAGAGCTCGAACGCCTGCGCCGCGAACAAGCCACGGGCCTGGACCACCGCGAACGCATCACCGGGCTCGAAAGCGAATCGACGAGCAACGTGCAAGCGATCCGCGAACTGGAGACCCGCTGGAGCGAAGAGCGCGTGGCCGTGCGCGAACTGCTCGACACCCGCCGCGAGCTGCTCGACCTGAGCGAGCGCGCCGACAGCGACAGGCCCGACGAAGCCACCGACAGCCGCATCGACCACCTGGCCGCCGAACTGCTGCGCCTGGAGGCCGGGCTCGACGCGATCCGCCAGGACGATCCGCTGGTGCCCGAACAGGTCGACGGCAAGACCGTCGCCGCCGTCATCGCCGGCTGGACCGGCATCCCCGTCGGCAAGATGCTCGCCGACGAGGCCCACGCCGTGCGCACCCTCGGCCAGCGCATGGGCCAGCGGGTGATGGGCCAGGGCACGGCGCTCGGCACCATCGCCCAGCGTCTGCAGGCCTACCGCGCCGGCCTGACCGACCCGCAGAAACCGGTGGGCGTGTTCCTGCTGGTGGGCCCCACCGGCGTCGGCAAGACCGAAACCGCCTATGCGCTGGCCGATGCGTTGTACGGCGGCGAGCGCAACCTGATCAGCATCAACCTCTCCGAATACCAGGAAGCCCACACCGTCAGCCAGCTCAAGGGCGCCCCGCCCGGCTACGTCGGTTACGGCAGCGGCGGCGTGCTCACCGAAGCCGTGCGGCGCAAACCCTATTCGGTGGTGCTGCTGGATGAGATCGAGAAAGCCCATCCGGACGTGCTGGAGGCGTTCTACAACGTGTTCGACAAGGGCCTGATGGAAGACGGCACCGGGCTGGTGGTGGACTTCAAGAACACCGTGATGCTCGCCACCAGCAACGTCGGCGCAGAGCTGCTGCTCGATACGCCCGCCGCACAGGTCGGCTCCGATGCCTTCAACGAAGCGCTGCACAAGGTGCTGCTGCAAGCCTTCCGCCCGGCGTTCCTGGCGCGCATGACGGTGGTCGCCTACCGGCCGCTGGACGAAGCGACGCTGGAAGGGATCGTGCTGGCCAAGCTTGAGAAACTGCGCGGACGCTACAAGGCCGCGACCGGCAAGCCGTTCGAGTTCGACGCGGGCATCGTCAAAGCGGTGCTCGCCAAGTGCAGCGCGGCGGGTGCGCGGGATGTCGAGAATGTGTTGATGACGCAGGTGACGGGGAAATTGGCGGAGTGGGCGCTGGAGTGA
- the tssG gene encoding type VI secretion system baseplate subunit TssG has translation MATPSRHAPVTLSLGQRLRRDPQAFEWLQALLLLEREQPQAESLGSGTAPQAEAVKLRGPLTPTFPTSQIERLREEPGQPLTLETPVFGLGGPDGPLPYAYQEWLQQRARAKDHAPAEFLDLFQHRLLSLLYKVMRKHRIALGFTTPGASPVQAQLRALTGLLPKSLQERQAVPDCAVLACTALYADGRRSLAGFAAIVREQFEVPVKLNAYEGAWREIPPASRSVMKAGGRNLQLGRTAVAGTRVWDEHAGIRLTLGPLPQAVAARFLPDGEAHPALASLAALYFGPDLDVTLVLLVRGAGPLKLGRQAPALLSWNGGLQRQASLAVQRIETRLRQLEIT, from the coding sequence ATGGCAACCCCAAGCCGGCATGCCCCTGTCACTCTGAGCCTGGGCCAGCGCCTGCGCCGCGATCCGCAGGCGTTCGAATGGCTGCAGGCGCTGTTGCTGCTGGAGCGCGAACAGCCTCAGGCCGAGTCCTTGGGCAGCGGCACCGCGCCCCAGGCCGAGGCCGTGAAGCTGCGCGGACCGCTGACCCCGACCTTCCCCACCAGCCAGATCGAGCGCCTGCGCGAAGAGCCGGGCCAGCCGCTGACGCTGGAGACGCCGGTGTTCGGCCTCGGCGGCCCCGACGGCCCCCTGCCCTACGCCTATCAGGAGTGGCTGCAGCAACGGGCCCGGGCCAAGGATCACGCGCCCGCCGAGTTCCTCGACCTGTTCCAGCATCGCCTGCTGAGCCTGCTGTACAAGGTGATGCGCAAGCACCGGATCGCCCTCGGCTTCACCACGCCCGGCGCCTCGCCGGTGCAGGCGCAGCTGCGGGCGTTGACCGGGCTGCTGCCCAAGTCCTTGCAGGAGCGCCAGGCCGTGCCCGACTGCGCGGTGCTGGCCTGCACGGCCCTGTACGCCGACGGCCGCCGCTCGCTGGCCGGGTTCGCCGCCATCGTGCGGGAGCAGTTCGAAGTGCCCGTCAAGCTCAACGCCTATGAAGGCGCCTGGCGCGAAATCCCGCCCGCCAGCCGCAGCGTCATGAAGGCCGGCGGACGCAACCTGCAGCTCGGCCGCACCGCCGTGGCCGGCACCCGCGTGTGGGACGAGCACGCCGGCATCCGCCTGACCCTCGGCCCGTTGCCTCAGGCTGTGGCCGCACGCTTCCTGCCGGACGGCGAAGCGCACCCGGCGCTGGCCAGCCTCGCTGCGCTGTACTTCGGCCCGGACCTGGACGTCACCCTGGTGCTGCTGGTGCGCGGCGCCGGCCCGCTGAAGCTCGGGCGCCAGGCCCCGGCGCTGCTGAGCTGGAACGGCGGCCTGCAGCGTCAGGCCAGCCTGGCGGTGCAGCGGATCGAAACCCGTCTTCGCCAGTTGGAGATCACCTGA
- the tssF gene encoding type VI secretion system baseplate subunit TssF, translating into MSDSIDPQLLDYYQRELTWLRHAGSQFAERYPKVARRLELSPGECPDPHVERLLEGFALLAARLQRRLDDDYAEFSDALLEQLYPLAMRPMPSCAIVQFEPDPSKGKLDGGYPLPRDTPLFVTTDKGDSIHFRTSAAVRLWPLKVSEALLLGSDEAQALTGVATARSALRLSLQCLGESQWRELGIETLRIHLTASPVINACLCDLLGAHAVQVLAGPSGSVPEALKGLPQVVGFADDEALLPDEDGVHPGMRLLAEYFAFPDKFHFFDLPLAGAASDSQTLYLYIVFDRAPAGRLTLQASDVALGCAPVINLFPRTSEPLRPDGTRSEYRLIADSHRENSVEIHSIRAMRASSVAGVQRVPAYYGSQHSGGDQQRYWHARRVSGMAPNRLGSDLLVSVVDTRFEPSTDLPDYSLTAELLCTNRHLAQSLPAGTPLSFERPGPVAWARLRNPPSPQSLPRLDGASRWRLVSQLTLNHLSLVEGPQALDALKEILHLHNLRDEASALRQIEGLAHLACERVIGHVGADAWRGWRNGLEVQLQLDPHHFVGSSAVLFSAVLAQFFSLYATANRFVRTVLMQADREVKAWQPQAGMPLSL; encoded by the coding sequence ATGAGCGACTCGATTGACCCGCAACTGCTCGACTACTACCAACGGGAACTGACCTGGCTGCGCCATGCCGGCAGTCAGTTCGCCGAGCGCTACCCGAAGGTCGCGCGGCGCCTGGAACTGTCGCCGGGCGAGTGCCCCGACCCGCATGTGGAACGGCTGCTGGAAGGCTTCGCCCTGCTCGCCGCACGCCTGCAACGGCGGCTGGACGACGACTACGCCGAGTTCAGCGATGCCTTGCTGGAGCAGCTGTACCCGCTGGCCATGCGGCCGATGCCGTCCTGCGCCATCGTGCAGTTCGAGCCCGACCCGAGCAAAGGCAAGCTCGACGGCGGCTACCCGCTGCCCAGGGACACGCCGCTGTTCGTCACCACCGACAAGGGCGACAGCATCCACTTTCGCACCAGCGCGGCGGTGCGCCTGTGGCCGCTCAAGGTCAGCGAAGCGTTGCTGCTGGGCAGCGACGAAGCGCAGGCCCTGACCGGCGTCGCCACTGCCCGCTCGGCTTTGCGCCTGAGCCTGCAATGCCTGGGCGAAAGCCAATGGCGTGAGCTGGGCATCGAGACGCTGCGCATCCACCTGACCGCCTCGCCGGTGATCAACGCTTGCCTGTGCGACCTGCTCGGTGCCCATGCCGTGCAGGTGCTGGCCGGCCCGTCGGGCAGCGTGCCCGAGGCGCTCAAGGGATTGCCGCAGGTCGTCGGTTTCGCCGATGACGAGGCCCTGTTGCCGGACGAAGACGGCGTGCATCCGGGCATGCGCCTGCTCGCCGAATACTTCGCGTTCCCGGACAAATTCCACTTCTTCGACCTGCCGCTGGCCGGCGCCGCCAGCGACAGCCAGACCCTGTACCTGTACATCGTGTTCGACCGGGCCCCAGCCGGTCGCCTGACGTTGCAGGCCAGCGACGTCGCCCTGGGCTGCGCGCCGGTGATCAACCTGTTCCCGCGCACGTCCGAGCCGCTGCGCCCGGACGGCACCCGCAGCGAATACCGCCTGATCGCCGACAGCCACCGGGAAAACAGCGTGGAGATCCACAGCATCCGCGCCATGCGCGCCAGCTCCGTCGCCGGTGTGCAACGGGTGCCGGCCTACTACGGCAGCCAGCACAGCGGCGGCGACCAGCAGCGTTACTGGCATGCGCGGCGGGTCAGCGGCATGGCGCCGAACCGGCTCGGCAGCGACCTGTTGGTGAGCGTGGTCGACACCCGTTTCGAACCGTCGACCGACCTGCCCGACTACAGCCTCACGGCCGAGCTGCTGTGCACCAACCGCCACCTGGCCCAGAGCCTGCCGGCCGGCACGCCGCTGAGTTTCGAACGGCCGGGGCCGGTGGCCTGGGCGCGCCTGCGCAACCCGCCGAGCCCACAGAGCCTGCCGCGGCTGGACGGCGCGTCGCGCTGGCGGCTGGTGTCGCAGCTGACCCTCAATCACCTGTCGCTGGTCGAAGGCCCGCAAGCGCTCGATGCGCTCAAGGAGATCCTCCATCTGCACAACCTGCGCGACGAAGCCAGCGCACTACGGCAGATCGAAGGCCTGGCGCACCTGGCCTGCGAGCGGGTGATCGGCCACGTCGGCGCCGATGCCTGGCGCGGCTGGCGCAATGGCCTTGAGGTTCAGCTGCAGCTCGACCCGCACCATTTCGTCGGCAGCAGCGCCGTGCTGTTTTCCGCCGTGCTGGCGCAGTTCTTCTCGCTCTACGCGACCGCCAACCGTTTCGTGCGCACGGTGCTGATGCAGGCCGACAGGGAGGTCAAGGCATGGCAACCCCAAGCCGGCATGCCCCTGTCACTCTGA
- the tssE gene encoding type VI secretion system baseplate subunit TssE gives MADTGILAPLFERLASSEHDGAPVFDRQALLDSVHTELSRLFNTRRGPKTLTRPPSVIDYGIADWSALQQQRSDDRRRLSRDIREAIDRFEPRLRLGEVQVNPLPEHPQRLSIRLLGELRSGQRHWPVAFVIEPGDEGLEVRHERLD, from the coding sequence ATGGCAGACACCGGCATCCTGGCGCCGCTGTTCGAACGGCTCGCCTCCAGCGAGCACGACGGCGCGCCGGTGTTCGACCGCCAGGCGCTGCTCGACTCGGTGCACACCGAGCTGTCGCGCCTGTTCAACACCCGCCGGGGCCCCAAGACCCTGACCCGCCCGCCCAGCGTCATCGACTACGGCATCGCGGACTGGAGCGCCCTGCAACAGCAGCGCAGCGATGACCGCCGGCGCCTTTCGCGTGACATCCGCGAAGCCATCGACCGGTTCGAGCCGCGCCTACGCCTGGGCGAGGTTCAGGTCAATCCCCTGCCCGAACATCCCCAGCGGCTGAGCATCCGCCTGCTCGGCGAACTGCGCAGCGGCCAGCGGCACTGGCCGGTGGCGTTCGTCATCGAGCCCGGCGACGAAGGGCTGGAGGTGCGCCATGAGCGACTCGATTGA
- a CDS encoding Hcp family type VI secretion system effector: MDAIILDLGGDIKGDSLLEGYADKIEVMSYSHNVAMQVTNDVSNSERTSGKPHVGEFTLTKFVDTSTPSLNEYCCAGKPIPEAKITIGRNAAEGSGQLLPFIIYTLTNVVISNVSVSGGTGGKPVETLSLNFTKIKWELTAQKDDGTKEGTAASTWDLAANKLVS, encoded by the coding sequence ATGGATGCAATCATTCTCGACCTCGGCGGCGACATCAAAGGCGACAGCCTGCTCGAGGGCTACGCGGACAAGATCGAAGTCATGTCCTACAGCCACAACGTGGCCATGCAAGTGACCAACGACGTCAGCAACTCGGAGCGCACCAGCGGCAAGCCCCACGTCGGCGAGTTCACCCTGACCAAGTTCGTCGACACCTCCACCCCGTCCCTCAACGAATACTGCTGCGCCGGCAAGCCGATCCCGGAAGCCAAGATCACCATCGGCCGCAACGCCGCCGAAGGCAGCGGCCAGCTGCTGCCCTTCATCATCTACACCCTGACCAACGTGGTGATCTCCAACGTCAGCGTCAGCGGCGGCACCGGCGGCAAACCGGTCGAGACCCTGTCCCTGAACTTCACCAAGATCAAGTGGGAGCTCACCGCGCAGAAGGACGACGGCACCAAGGAAGGCACCGCCGCTTCGACCTGGGACCTGGCCGCGAACAAGCTGGTCAGTTAA